The Deinococcus aquaedulcis genome window below encodes:
- a CDS encoding DsbA family oxidoreductase, which translates to MTALFSPSAPGQLRVDIWSDIACPWCYIGKRRLESALAQFEHRDRVEVVWHSFELDPTAPPVLDHTMGEVLARKYGRSPGQVQAMMDQVTDVAAAEGLTYRFEQARLGSTFLAHQLIHHAAAHGLQSVMKERLLRAYFSEGARMGDLETLVGLAAEVGVDPAAARTALEEGRHADAVRQDELQAQALGISGVPFFVLGGKYGVSGAQDPQMLLGALQQAWAEVQPPALVTLGSADDAGACEDGACAVPEPAAR; encoded by the coding sequence ATGACGGCTCTCTTCTCTCCTTCGGCGCCCGGGCAGCTGCGTGTGGACATCTGGTCGGACATCGCCTGCCCCTGGTGTTACATCGGCAAGCGGCGGCTTGAAAGCGCCCTGGCGCAGTTTGAGCACCGTGACCGCGTCGAGGTGGTCTGGCACAGCTTCGAGCTGGACCCCACCGCGCCGCCCGTGCTCGACCACACCATGGGCGAGGTGCTGGCCAGGAAGTATGGCCGCAGCCCCGGGCAGGTGCAGGCCATGATGGACCAGGTGACCGATGTGGCCGCCGCCGAGGGCCTGACCTACCGCTTTGAGCAGGCGCGGCTGGGCAGCACCTTTCTGGCCCACCAGCTGATTCATCACGCCGCCGCCCACGGCCTGCAGAGCGTCATGAAGGAGCGGCTGCTGCGCGCCTATTTCAGCGAGGGGGCCCGCATGGGGGATCTGGAGACGTTGGTGGGGCTGGCGGCAGAGGTGGGCGTGGACCCGGCCGCCGCCCGCACCGCGCTGGAAGAGGGCCGCCACGCCGATGCCGTACGCCAGGACGAACTGCAGGCCCAGGCCCTGGGCATTTCTGGGGTGCCCTTTTTCGTGCTGGGCGGCAAGTACGGCGTGAGCGGCGCCCAGGACCCGCAGATGCTGCTGGGCGCCTTGCAGCAGGCTTGGGCCGAGGTGCAGCCCCCGGCGCTGGTGACCCTGGGCAGCGCCGATGACGCCGGCGCCTGCGAGGATGGGGCCTGCGCCGTGCCGGAGCCGGCCGCTCGGTAA
- a CDS encoding VOC family protein, whose protein sequence is MDETRTVALPIHLLKEVQSALEPDQSVEDWLISAIYQSLTLQENHASSPLNRAFFEPLAEFTPSLLLQSHDPAACALFYQKLGFRIVQRADWYYILRSKGMELTITKSNDNCDLKEASELCFNSKINFRLLIVPLEQMGIPVEIEENELDPCCLRITDPDGRHIAIYSVWLDEIGLMRAGYM, encoded by the coding sequence ATGGACGAGACCCGCACTGTTGCTCTCCCCATTCACCTCCTGAAAGAGGTTCAGAGTGCGCTTGAGCCAGATCAGTCTGTTGAGGATTGGCTTATCAGTGCTATCTATCAAAGCCTCACGTTGCAGGAGAACCACGCCAGCTCCCCCCTCAACAGGGCCTTCTTCGAACCTTTGGCAGAATTCACGCCCTCTTTGCTTCTCCAGAGTCACGATCCAGCCGCATGTGCCCTCTTCTATCAGAAGCTGGGCTTTCGAATCGTCCAGCGTGCGGATTGGTATTACATTTTACGGTCAAAGGGTATGGAGTTAACAATCACGAAGTCAAATGACAACTGTGATCTAAAAGAGGCTTCTGAACTCTGTTTCAACTCCAAGATTAACTTTCGGCTTCTGATCGTTCCCCTTGAACAGATGGGCATTCCTGTCGAGATCGAGGAGAATGAGCTTGATCCCTGTTGCCTCAGAATCACTGATCCAGACGGCCGCCATATTGCCATCTACTCGGTCTGGCTTGACGAGATCGGCCTTATGCGCGCCGGCTACATGTAA
- the xseA gene encoding exodeoxyribonuclease VII large subunit, translating to MTRRKKGETRPPEQFLELSELLAYVGQVIARGLPGAVWVRAEIAAVTDRRHLYLDLVQSGDEGEVARCRATVWARERFGLEAKFRRATGGGLTAGLKVLLFGEATFHEQYGFALNVLDIAPEFTLGDAALRLAEGRETLVREGVYGLNRLLALPPDFFRFAVLSPREAAGLGDFRREIDPLERAGVLRPVYLEATFQGPAAAASLRRGVQDALALHEAEPLDALVVIRGGGAVTDLAWLNDLPFARALATFPVPVITGLGHARDDTLPDEVACVRTDTPSKAAALIVRTVVEAAAQAQEDVRTIRTQAAQALVEAEAGAQWVLDRARRAAGRQVDAAAASVDALMKQALGLTPARTLGRGYALVRDAAGRPVTRAAQVQPGQPLTLEFSDGQTEVMTRS from the coding sequence GTGACGCGGCGCAAGAAAGGGGAGACCCGCCCCCCCGAGCAGTTTCTGGAGCTCTCGGAACTGCTGGCCTACGTGGGGCAGGTGATTGCCCGGGGCCTGCCGGGCGCCGTGTGGGTGCGCGCCGAGATTGCCGCCGTGACCGACCGGCGCCATCTGTACCTGGACCTTGTGCAAAGCGGCGACGAAGGCGAGGTGGCCCGCTGCCGCGCCACCGTGTGGGCCCGCGAGCGCTTTGGCCTGGAAGCCAAATTCCGCCGCGCCACGGGCGGGGGCCTGACAGCGGGCCTGAAGGTGCTGCTCTTTGGCGAGGCCACCTTTCACGAGCAGTACGGCTTTGCGCTGAACGTGCTGGACATTGCCCCCGAATTCACCCTGGGCGACGCGGCCCTGCGGCTGGCCGAGGGGCGCGAAACCCTGGTGCGCGAGGGCGTGTACGGCCTGAATCGCCTGCTGGCCCTGCCCCCCGACTTCTTCCGCTTTGCGGTGCTGTCGCCGCGCGAGGCCGCTGGGCTGGGCGATTTCCGCCGCGAGATTGATCCGCTGGAGCGTGCCGGGGTGCTGCGCCCGGTGTATCTGGAAGCCACTTTTCAGGGCCCGGCCGCCGCCGCCAGCCTGCGCCGGGGGGTGCAGGACGCCCTGGCCCTGCACGAGGCCGAGCCGCTGGACGCTCTGGTGGTGATCCGGGGCGGCGGCGCCGTGACCGATCTGGCGTGGCTGAACGACCTGCCGTTTGCCCGCGCGCTGGCGACCTTTCCGGTCCCCGTGATCACCGGGCTGGGCCACGCCCGCGACGACACCCTGCCCGACGAGGTGGCCTGTGTGCGCACCGACACGCCCAGCAAGGCGGCCGCCCTGATTGTGCGAACAGTGGTGGAGGCCGCCGCGCAGGCCCAGGAAGACGTGCGCACCATCCGCACTCAGGCTGCCCAGGCGCTGGTCGAGGCCGAGGCCGGCGCGCAGTGGGTCCTGGACCGCGCCCGCCGTGCCGCCGGGCGGCAGGTGGACGCCGCCGCCGCCAGCGTGGACGCCCTGATGAAGCAGGCCCTGGGCCTGACCCCCGCGCGCACGCTGGGCCGGGGCTACGCCCTGGTGCGCGACGCAGCGGGCCGCCCGGTAACCCGCGCGGCCCAGGTGCAGCCCGGCCAGCCCCTGACCCTGGAATTCAGCGATGGTCAGACAGAAGTGATGACGCGTTCTTAG
- a CDS encoding sulfurtransferase → MTPLPTPLVPTDWLMAHLHDPQVRVLDCRYALSDPLLGRLAYLEGHVPGAIYADLETDLSGPVQPDGAGGRHPLPNPETLAAWLGSVGIGNDMAVVCYDDSRNGQGFYATRAWWLLRWLGHMQVAVLDGGWPAWVQASGTVTLTEAEHTPVTFQHQVQADFVATAADVQARPSGTLLLDARAPARYRGEVEPIDARAGHIPGAVNRDWSGALNEQGHWRPAGDQAARLAAGEQPTITYCGSGVSATPNLLARELAGVPLGPDNRLYAGSWSDWISDPARPVATGEDVNSK, encoded by the coding sequence ATGACCCCGCTGCCCACCCCACTGGTGCCCACGGACTGGCTCATGGCCCATCTGCACGACCCCCAGGTGCGGGTGCTGGACTGCCGGTATGCCCTGAGCGATCCGCTGCTGGGGCGGCTGGCCTACCTGGAAGGCCATGTGCCCGGCGCCATCTATGCCGACCTGGAAACTGACCTGAGTGGGCCCGTGCAGCCGGACGGTGCGGGTGGGCGCCACCCCCTCCCCAACCCAGAGACGCTGGCCGCATGGCTGGGCTCGGTGGGGATTGGCAACGACATGGCGGTGGTGTGCTACGACGATTCCCGTAATGGTCAGGGCTTTTATGCGACCCGGGCGTGGTGGCTGCTGCGCTGGCTGGGCCACATGCAGGTGGCGGTGCTGGACGGCGGCTGGCCCGCCTGGGTGCAGGCCAGCGGCACGGTAACGCTGACGGAAGCCGAGCATACCCCCGTCACCTTCCAGCATCAAGTTCAGGCCGACTTTGTGGCCACGGCGGCCGACGTGCAGGCGCGCCCCAGCGGCACCCTGCTGCTGGACGCCCGCGCCCCCGCGCGCTACCGGGGCGAGGTGGAACCCATTGACGCCAGGGCCGGGCATATTCCCGGTGCGGTCAACCGCGACTGGAGCGGCGCCCTGAACGAACAGGGCCACTGGCGCCCCGCTGGGGACCAAGCGGCGCGGCTGGCGGCCGGAGAACAGCCCACCATCACCTACTGCGGCAGTGGGGTGAGTGCCACGCCCAACCTGCTGGCCCGCGAACTGGCGGGGGTGCCCCTGGGCCCCGACAACCGCCTGTATGCCGGGTCCTGGAGCGACTGGATCAGCGACCCGGCGCGGCCGGTGGCGACGGGTGAAGACGTGAACAGCAAGTGA
- the ftsH gene encoding ATP-dependent zinc metalloprotease FtsH — protein MWLWGVAAAVTVLLVLALWPRGRQDDLNLTDFAQALNRGEVQSAVIAYQNGTAVVSGQLGDQPYRTRTLAADPLLNLDALQAKGVSVSYAAPPRLSLLGTLSLLLTLALIVGLVILLLRGRQGGGNDAAGNFGRSKASVIGEGQIKLTFADVAGCDEAKTDLQEVVDFLRQPERYHQLGARIPHGVLLVGPPGSGKTLLAKAVAGEARVPYFSISGSDFVEMFVGVGAARVRDLFEQARKSAPCIVFIDEIDAVGRKRGLGFQGGNDEREQTLNQLLVEMDGFSSGQEVIILAATNRPDVLDAALLRPGRFDRQVVVDAPDVRGREMILRIHARKKPLDAGVDLGVVARRTAGMVGADLENLLNEAALLAARSGRGRITMRDVDEARDRVLMGPERRSLVVREADRKVTAYHEVGHALAAQLLPHADKAHKLTIVPRGRSLGSALYTPEDRMHHTRAALLDRLCVALAGHAAEEVATGQVTTGAANDFQQATGLARRMVTEWGMSDVGQLALAQEGSAYLGGGPVQGQYSDHTAERIDAEVARLLNGQYERAVALLQEHVHILHRLTDELVARESLSGEELQTVLAGGTLPPQEAEPRPAEDNPAPTPRLSPDPA, from the coding sequence ATGTGGCTGTGGGGCGTGGCGGCCGCCGTCACGGTGCTGCTGGTGCTGGCCCTGTGGCCGCGTGGCCGTCAGGACGACCTGAACCTCACCGATTTTGCCCAGGCCCTGAACCGGGGCGAGGTGCAGAGTGCCGTGATTGCCTACCAGAACGGCACGGCGGTGGTGAGTGGGCAGCTGGGTGACCAGCCCTACCGGACCCGCACCCTGGCCGCCGACCCCCTGCTGAACCTGGACGCCCTGCAGGCCAAGGGCGTCAGTGTCTCCTACGCCGCGCCGCCGCGCCTGAGCCTGCTGGGCACCCTGAGCCTGCTGCTGACCCTGGCCCTGATCGTGGGGCTGGTGATCCTGCTGCTGCGCGGGCGTCAGGGCGGCGGCAATGACGCTGCCGGAAACTTCGGGCGGTCGAAGGCGTCGGTAATTGGGGAGGGGCAGATCAAGCTGACCTTCGCCGACGTCGCCGGCTGCGACGAGGCCAAGACTGACCTGCAGGAAGTGGTGGACTTCCTGCGCCAGCCCGAGCGCTACCACCAGCTCGGCGCCCGCATTCCCCACGGCGTCCTCCTCGTCGGTCCCCCCGGCTCCGGCAAAACCCTGCTCGCCAAAGCCGTCGCTGGCGAAGCCCGCGTGCCCTACTTCTCGATCTCGGGCTCGGACTTCGTCGAGATGTTCGTCGGCGTCGGCGCTGCCCGCGTCCGCGATCTGTTCGAGCAGGCGCGCAAGTCGGCCCCCTGCATCGTCTTCATTGACGAGATCGACGCCGTGGGCCGCAAGCGCGGTCTGGGCTTCCAGGGCGGCAACGACGAACGCGAACAGACCCTCAATCAATTACTCGTCGAAATGGATGGGTTTAGCAGTGGACAGGAGGTGATCATCCTGGCCGCCACCAACCGCCCGGATGTGCTCGACGCCGCCCTGCTGCGTCCAGGGCGCTTTGACCGACAGGTGGTGGTGGACGCGCCGGATGTGCGGGGCCGGGAGATGATCCTGCGCATTCATGCCCGCAAGAAACCATTGGATGCGGGGGTGGACCTGGGCGTAGTGGCCCGGCGCACAGCGGGGATGGTGGGGGCGGATCTGGAGAACCTGCTCAATGAGGCGGCGCTGTTGGCGGCGCGCTCGGGGCGGGGGCGAATCACGATGCGGGATGTGGATGAGGCGCGTGACCGCGTGCTGATGGGCCCCGAGCGGCGCTCGCTGGTGGTGCGCGAAGCCGACCGCAAGGTCACCGCCTACCACGAGGTCGGTCACGCCTTGGCCGCCCAACTGCTGCCTCATGCGGACAAGGCCCACAAACTCACCATCGTGCCACGTGGGCGCAGCCTGGGCAGCGCGCTGTACACCCCCGAGGACCGCATGCACCACACCCGCGCCGCGCTGCTGGACCGTCTGTGTGTGGCGCTGGCCGGGCACGCCGCCGAGGAAGTCGCCACCGGGCAGGTGACCACCGGGGCGGCCAACGACTTTCAGCAGGCCACCGGCTTAGCACGCCGCATGGTCACCGAGTGGGGCATGAGCGACGTGGGGCAACTGGCGCTGGCGCAGGAGGGCAGCGCGTACCTGGGCGGGGGCCCGGTGCAGGGCCAGTACAGCGACCACACCGCCGAGCGCATTGACGCCGAGGTGGCCAGGTTGCTGAACGGCCAGTACGAGCGCGCCGTTGCCCTGCTGCAGGAGCACGTGCATATCCTGCACCGCCTGACCGATGAACTGGTGGCCCGCGAAAGCCTCAGCGGCGAGGAACTGCAGACGGTCCTGGCCGGGGGCACCCTCCCCCCACAGGAGGCCGAGCCCCGCCCCGCCGAGGACAACCCGGCCCCTACCCCCCGCCTGAGCCCGGACCCGGCGTAA
- a CDS encoding copper amine oxidase N-terminal domain-containing protein, with the protein MRFARLPLSLSPLAAQRFRTRALALLGLLAPAAPTLTFTLAAPGAHAAQPLLGSVQLTFTPDDRAAYVNGAPTQWLAPPRLLGGRTMLPLRETAALLGQSLPGSGTVVQLARLSIDTRANTAALAGVPQPAGTVALVGGVTYVSARTLADALNANLTTDDGRTFTLTALRDGGNPLIPQARFSTDKTVYAPGERVVYTEYPFDPDGADITARKWNGRQEVFFQPGTYTVGLTVMNSRGLQSAPFTRTIRVEGTPIDTPLTYALKYAQPGDAFPDPQILTYPSALATPVEGPSYPLLFSDSPEVPDQSGVLYQDSVVGRARLLAYHLNGLGKPARVYVLARNLESRPVEVRTERLGETAPTRLESILGQVTLLEYFASGGGTTLTLAPGQAAAVYASPTLNPGSGVNAMQDLSTSGRVELTFLILEDGLPPTAQVAQQLPYLKPDGRHVRGTFPGAVRSLRVNLGALPTRIVIGDGRVDPALTGTDALTGQGVRLAGNYGVLYDLEVNGAAGTVVALSPRGGLYRGAMNIQDGPINQTIKLPRVGNALKPDEPVLLWRAQSDRLNIDFVPSSGSNLPVSLVFYRPRNLSGFGGVLKTYQP; encoded by the coding sequence ATGCGGTTTGCCCGTCTGCCCCTTTCCCTGTCGCCCCTGGCGGCTCAGCGCTTCCGAACGCGCGCCCTGGCCCTGCTGGGCCTGCTGGCCCCGGCGGCCCCGACCCTGACCTTCACCCTGGCGGCGCCCGGCGCCCACGCCGCGCAGCCCCTGCTGGGCTCGGTGCAATTGACCTTTACCCCAGATGACCGGGCAGCCTACGTGAACGGCGCCCCCACCCAGTGGTTGGCCCCGCCCCGGCTGCTGGGCGGGCGCACCATGCTGCCACTGCGCGAAACGGCGGCCCTGCTGGGCCAGAGCCTGCCCGGCAGCGGCACCGTGGTCCAGCTGGCCCGCCTGAGCATTGACACCCGCGCGAACACGGCGGCCCTGGCTGGGGTGCCGCAGCCCGCCGGCACCGTGGCCCTGGTGGGCGGCGTGACCTATGTGAGCGCCCGCACCCTGGCCGACGCCCTGAACGCCAACCTGACCACCGACGACGGCCGCACCTTCACCCTGACCGCGCTGCGCGACGGCGGCAACCCGCTGATTCCCCAGGCCCGCTTTTCTACCGACAAGACGGTCTACGCCCCGGGCGAGCGGGTGGTGTACACCGAATATCCCTTCGACCCCGACGGCGCCGACATCACGGCCCGCAAGTGGAACGGCCGTCAGGAGGTGTTCTTTCAGCCCGGCACCTACACCGTGGGCCTGACGGTTATGAACAGCCGGGGCCTGCAAAGCGCGCCCTTTACCCGCACCATCCGCGTGGAAGGCACGCCCATTGACACGCCGCTGACCTACGCCCTGAAGTACGCGCAGCCCGGCGACGCTTTCCCCGACCCGCAGATTTTGACCTACCCCTCGGCGCTGGCCACGCCCGTGGAAGGGCCCAGCTACCCGCTGCTGTTCAGCGACAGCCCCGAGGTCCCCGACCAGAGCGGCGTGCTGTACCAGGACAGCGTGGTGGGCCGCGCGCGGCTGCTGGCCTACCACCTGAACGGTCTGGGCAAGCCCGCGCGCGTGTACGTGCTGGCCCGCAACCTGGAAAGCCGCCCCGTGGAGGTGCGCACCGAGCGCCTGGGCGAAACGGCGCCCACCCGCCTGGAAAGCATTCTGGGGCAGGTGACCCTGCTGGAATACTTCGCCTCGGGCGGCGGCACCACCCTCACCCTGGCGCCGGGGCAGGCGGCGGCCGTGTACGCCAGCCCCACCCTGAACCCCGGCAGCGGCGTGAACGCCATGCAGGACCTGAGCACCTCGGGCCGGGTGGAGCTGACCTTCCTGATTCTGGAAGACGGCCTGCCCCCCACCGCGCAGGTGGCCCAGCAGTTGCCGTACCTGAAGCCCGACGGGCGCCATGTGCGCGGCACCTTTCCGGGCGCGGTGCGCAGCCTGCGCGTGAACCTGGGCGCGCTGCCCACCCGCATTGTCATTGGCGACGGCCGGGTGGACCCCGCCCTGACCGGCACCGACGCCCTGACCGGCCAGGGCGTGCGGCTGGCGGGCAACTACGGCGTGCTGTACGACCTGGAGGTGAACGGCGCGGCCGGCACCGTGGTGGCCCTGAGTCCCCGGGGCGGCCTGTACCGGGGCGCCATGAACATTCAGGACGGCCCGATTAACCAGACCATCAAGCTGCCGCGCGTGGGCAACGCCCTGAAGCCCGACGAGCCGGTGCTCCTGTGGCGCGCGCAGTCCGACCGCCTGAACATTGATTTCGTGCCCAGCAGCGGCTCGAACCTGCCCGTAAGTCTGGTATTTTACCGCCCGCGCAACCTGAGCGGGTTTGGCGGCGTGCTCAAGACGTACCAGCCGTAG
- a CDS encoding magnesium transporter CorA family protein, which yields MIQARQLSTGQPLAWAGETQDVWVDVQGATPEELAGLRAAFPINRLALEDVLEHGHWSRAEVYPEHAFITLRSYARPEELDEFTERLSILIFGGAVLTMSTAGTRALSTVWPMTGRESVNTPQEVAYELLDATAETFFTVVDALEERADLLEERVFQGQQNPVADVFAMKHLITHARRLTSEAREATALLGRHANGTASDLVRYRDVQDSFTRASGQLDGLRDLLTSLLDLHLGLQGQRMNEVMRTLTAVSVVFLPLTFLAGVWGMNFEHMPELKSPYGYLLAWLSFLVVGGTLAALFKRRGWW from the coding sequence ATGATTCAGGCGCGGCAACTGAGTACAGGTCAGCCCCTGGCGTGGGCCGGGGAAACCCAGGATGTCTGGGTGGACGTGCAGGGGGCGACCCCGGAGGAACTGGCTGGCCTGCGCGCCGCCTTTCCCATCAACCGGCTGGCGCTGGAAGACGTGCTGGAACACGGCCACTGGAGCCGGGCCGAGGTGTACCCGGAGCACGCCTTTATCACGCTGCGCTCGTACGCCCGCCCCGAGGAGCTGGACGAGTTCACCGAGCGCCTGAGCATCCTGATTTTTGGCGGCGCGGTGCTGACCATGAGTACGGCGGGTACGCGCGCCCTGTCCACGGTGTGGCCCATGACCGGCCGCGAGAGCGTGAACACCCCCCAGGAGGTGGCCTATGAGCTGCTGGACGCCACCGCCGAGACCTTCTTTACCGTGGTTGACGCCTTGGAAGAACGCGCCGATCTGCTGGAGGAACGCGTTTTTCAGGGCCAGCAGAACCCGGTGGCGGATGTGTTCGCCATGAAGCACCTGATCACCCACGCCCGGCGCCTGACCTCGGAAGCGCGTGAGGCCACCGCGCTGCTGGGCCGCCACGCGAACGGCACCGCCAGCGACCTTGTGCGCTACCGCGACGTCCAGGACTCGTTTACCCGCGCCAGTGGGCAGCTGGACGGCCTGCGCGACCTGTTGACCAGCCTGCTGGACCTGCACCTGGGCCTGCAGGGCCAACGCATGAACGAGGTCATGCGCACCCTGACGGCCGTGAGCGTGGTCTTTTTGCCGCTCACCTTTCTGGCCGGGGTCTGGGGGATGAATTTTGAGCACATGCCGGAACTGAAAAGTCCCTACGGCTACCTGCTGGCGTGGCTGAGTTTCCTTGTGGTGGGGGGCACC
- a CDS encoding peroxiredoxin, giving the protein MTDLHALLADLPAPVDDGACAHLRGQRLPAVPLPGTDGQFHDLSAWPRRTVLYVYPKTGRPDGVMPDDWDQIPGARGCTPQSCAFRDHHAELQAAGARVFGLSVQSTAYQQEAAARLHLPFPLLSDADQQWSGALGLPTFQAGGETLLRRTTLIVRGGVVEHVFYPVFPPDRNAADVLAWLAAHP; this is encoded by the coding sequence ATGACGGACCTGCATGCCCTCCTTGCCGACCTGCCCGCGCCCGTGGACGACGGCGCCTGCGCCCACCTGCGGGGCCAGCGGCTGCCGGCTGTTCCCCTGCCGGGCACCGACGGCCAGTTCCACGATCTGTCGGCATGGCCGCGCCGCACGGTGCTGTACGTGTATCCCAAGACAGGCCGCCCGGATGGGGTCATGCCCGATGACTGGGACCAGATCCCCGGCGCCCGGGGCTGTACCCCCCAAAGCTGCGCGTTTCGGGACCACCACGCGGAACTTCAGGCCGCAGGGGCGCGGGTCTTTGGCCTGAGCGTGCAGTCCACCGCCTACCAGCAGGAGGCCGCCGCGCGCCTTCATCTGCCTTTCCCCCTGCTGTCGGACGCCGACCAGCAGTGGAGCGGCGCCCTAGGACTCCCCACCTTCCAGGCGGGCGGCGAAACGCTGCTGCGCCGCACCACCCTGATCGTGCGCGGCGGCGTGGTGGAGCACGTCTTCTACCCCGTCTTCCCCCCAGACCGCAACGCCGCCGATGTGCTGGCGTGGCTGGCCGCCCACCCCTAA
- the der gene encoding ribosome biogenesis GTPase Der: MHKVAIVGRPNVGKSSLFNRLIGRREAVVADFPGVTRDAKEGLMLYHNHRITLIDTGGLWSGDEWEAAIREKAEWAMEGAQAVVFVLDPREGLSAADYEVADWLRRLGKPVILVANKIDSPKHEVYMAELWGLGFGEPIAISAEHARGLDELMDRVLTHLPEDDEDVPEIAPIRISLIGRPNVGKSSLLNAITQSERAIVADQPGTTRDSLDVEWDYGGQRFVLVDTAGIRKKPDTAIEDYAIQRSQAAIERSDLIWLVVNATDLGDHELKLANLAYDSGKPVIVVVNKWDLVPDEELKRTEKDLNQKLHHISYAPRVYTSAINEYGIHDMLAEAMKLHEKWQSRIPTSELNRWLEVWQMRQAVPNFHGKKLKMYFMTQVETAPPTFAIFCNRADFVTRAYEGFLQNRIREDLQLAGIPVRLKWKEKGPYKKDKKNDEE, encoded by the coding sequence ATGCATAAAGTTGCCATTGTGGGCCGACCCAACGTCGGCAAATCCAGCCTGTTTAACCGCCTGATTGGCCGCCGCGAAGCCGTGGTCGCTGACTTCCCTGGGGTCACGCGCGACGCCAAGGAAGGGCTGATGCTGTACCACAACCACCGCATCACCCTGATTGATACAGGCGGGCTGTGGAGCGGAGACGAGTGGGAAGCCGCCATCCGCGAAAAGGCCGAGTGGGCCATGGAAGGCGCCCAGGCTGTGGTGTTCGTCCTCGACCCACGCGAGGGCCTCTCGGCGGCCGACTACGAGGTGGCCGACTGGCTGCGCCGCCTGGGCAAGCCGGTGATTCTGGTCGCCAACAAGATTGACAGCCCCAAGCACGAGGTCTATATGGCCGAACTGTGGGGCCTGGGCTTTGGCGAGCCCATTGCCATCAGCGCCGAGCACGCGCGCGGCCTGGACGAACTGATGGACCGGGTGCTGACCCACCTGCCCGAAGACGACGAGGACGTGCCGGAAATCGCGCCCATTCGCATTTCGCTGATTGGCCGCCCCAACGTGGGCAAAAGCAGCCTGCTGAACGCCATCACCCAGAGCGAGCGCGCCATCGTGGCCGATCAGCCGGGCACCACCCGCGACAGCCTGGACGTGGAATGGGATTACGGCGGCCAGCGCTTCGTGCTGGTGGACACGGCGGGCATTCGCAAAAAGCCCGACACCGCCATTGAGGACTACGCCATTCAGCGCTCGCAGGCGGCGATTGAACGCAGCGACCTGATCTGGCTGGTGGTGAACGCCACAGACCTGGGCGACCATGAACTGAAGCTGGCGAATCTGGCCTACGACAGCGGCAAGCCGGTGATCGTGGTGGTGAACAAGTGGGACCTTGTGCCCGACGAGGAGCTCAAGCGCACGGAAAAGGACCTGAACCAGAAGCTGCACCATATTTCCTACGCGCCGCGCGTATACACCAGCGCGATCAACGAGTACGGCATTCACGACATGCTGGCCGAGGCCATGAAGCTGCACGAGAAATGGCAGAGTCGCATTCCCACCAGCGAACTCAACCGCTGGCTGGAGGTCTGGCAGATGCGCCAGGCCGTGCCCAACTTCCACGGCAAGAAGCTGAAGATGTATTTCATGACGCAGGTGGAAACGGCGCCGCCCACTTTCGCCATCTTCTGCAACCGCGCCGATTTCGTGACGCGCGCCTACGAAGGCTTCCTGCAAAACCGCATCCGCGAGGACCTGCAACTGGCCGGCATTCCGGTGCGTCTGAAGTGGAAGGAAAAGGGGCCGTACAAGAAGGATAAGAAAAACGACGAGGAGTGA
- a CDS encoding fluoride efflux transporter FluC produces MGSWLWVMVGGALGAGARYGLGLLGAGLDSRSGFPVTTLLINVSGSFALGVTLALVDRGLWPEAARLAVGSGLLGGFTTFSAFSAGLGDLLASPVRAAGYAGLSVGLGLAGALLGRAWGGRL; encoded by the coding sequence ATGGGGTCCTGGCTGTGGGTCATGGTGGGGGGCGCGCTGGGTGCGGGCGCGCGGTACGGCCTGGGCCTGCTGGGCGCGGGGCTGGACAGCCGCAGCGGCTTTCCCGTGACCACCCTGCTGATCAATGTGAGCGGCTCGTTCGCGCTGGGCGTCACGCTGGCGCTGGTGGACCGTGGCCTGTGGCCCGAGGCGGCGCGGCTGGCGGTGGGCAGCGGCTTGCTGGGGGGGTTCACCACCTTTTCGGCCTTCAGTGCCGGACTGGGCGACCTGCTGGCCTCCCCGGTCCGGGCAGCGGGCTATGCCGGGCTTAGCGTGGGTCTGGGGCTGGCCGGGGCGCTGCTGGGCCGCGCCTGGGGAGGGCGGCTGTGA